The Psychromonas sp. MME1 genome window below encodes:
- a CDS encoding anti-phage deoxyguanosine triphosphatase, which yields MALKKINLTPALCISDLWLQRLADEPGKKRRLDQRSPFQRDKARVLHSAAFRRLQSKTQIHNNGLSDFYRTRLTHSLEVAQIGAGIIAHLTLSQPEFCPLLPGHDLIETICLSHDIGHPPFGHGGETALNYMMINHGGFEGNGQTFRILTQLEPYTEYNGMNLTRRSLLGLLKYPVCLSEISAPYPPDKSRNFRELKTEEWMPGKGIYDHDKNLLEAVLSPLSVADKTLFRSLREQDGDDKSHKKSRYKSFDCSIMEIADDIAYGVHDLEDAIAMGIVNKQLWQEKVVIKLQKIKNCCLAEQLDELTNNLFSAQHFKRKDAIGALVNALITSISIEKVNDEFSDPLLAYNAYLAPDMFNVLNILKRFVLKYVIKSPDLQILEYRGQQIVMELFEAFNTGPLRFLPEPIKQLWRAQEGDTSREKRVLADYISSLTDNHALRLHASLFTSNQTTPMIGQHAF from the coding sequence ATGGCGTTAAAAAAAATAAATCTTACTCCTGCGCTGTGCATTTCAGATCTGTGGTTACAGCGCCTAGCAGATGAACCGGGTAAAAAACGCCGCTTAGATCAACGCTCACCTTTCCAGCGTGATAAAGCAAGAGTGCTCCATTCAGCAGCTTTTCGACGTTTACAATCTAAAACGCAAATTCATAATAATGGGCTAAGTGATTTTTATCGAACTCGCTTAACACATTCACTCGAAGTAGCACAAATCGGCGCAGGCATTATTGCCCACCTAACATTATCACAACCTGAATTTTGCCCTTTATTACCAGGACATGATCTTATCGAAACAATCTGCTTGAGTCACGACATTGGTCACCCGCCATTTGGTCACGGGGGAGAAACAGCACTCAATTATATGATGATCAATCATGGCGGATTTGAAGGAAACGGACAAACCTTTAGAATTTTAACCCAACTCGAACCTTACACCGAATATAACGGTATGAATCTAACACGTCGCAGTTTACTTGGCTTGCTTAAATACCCGGTCTGTTTAAGTGAGATTAGCGCCCCGTACCCTCCCGATAAAAGTCGCAACTTTAGAGAACTAAAAACGGAAGAGTGGATGCCTGGTAAGGGGATCTATGATCACGACAAAAACTTACTAGAGGCCGTATTAAGCCCATTATCAGTAGCCGATAAAACGCTCTTTCGTAGCCTGCGTGAACAGGATGGCGATGATAAATCGCATAAAAAATCACGTTATAAATCCTTTGACTGCTCAATTATGGAGATAGCCGATGACATTGCCTATGGTGTGCATGATTTAGAAGATGCCATTGCCATGGGAATAGTCAATAAGCAGTTATGGCAAGAAAAAGTCGTGATAAAACTACAAAAAATTAAAAATTGCTGCCTAGCCGAACAGTTAGATGAGTTAACTAACAACCTATTTTCAGCACAACATTTCAAACGAAAAGATGCAATTGGGGCATTAGTTAATGCATTAATTACCTCTATTAGTATTGAAAAAGTGAATGATGAATTTAGCGACCCACTCCTCGCTTATAACGCTTATTTAGCGCCTGACATGTTTAATGTATTGAATATTTTAAAACGCTTTGTGCTCAAGTATGTGATTAAAAGTCCTGATTTACAAATATTAGAGTATCGAGGACAACAGATAGTGATGGAGCTATTTGAAGCATTTAATACAGGACCACTACGATTTCTCCCTGAGCCAATCAAACAGCTATGGAGAGCACAAGAAGGCGATACCTCCCGCGAGAAACGGGTGCTTGCCGATTATATTTCCAGCCTAACCGACAACCACGCATTACGTTTGCATGCAAGTTTATTTACCAGCAATCAAACAACACCAATGATTGGTCAACATGCCTTTTAG
- a CDS encoding carboxypeptidase M32 — protein sequence MQHYKKLTEHYKKIANFNHLYAITSWDQAVMMPNGGNNARSSALAELSLHVHQLATAAHLGELFDKAESEQLDPIETASLLEMKMQWQKSALLPDDLVQAQSLAGSKCEHAWRIQRQENDWQGFTKNFAEVVNLAQQEAQIRAHANNQTPYDALLNLYEPGTSSSEIDSIFANLKTWLPTLTQQVQEKQAGEKIAIPTEHYSTAQQRALGLDVMKLLDFDFNHGRLDISSHPFCGGVSQDVRITTRYDEADFVQSLMGIIHETGHARYEQGLPKSLAGLPVGEARSMGIHESQSLFFEMQLGRSQAFIEQLAPLTGKHFPNNNQAIFTASNLQNIYTRVKPDLIRVDADELTYPAHVILRYEIERDLINGKISYHDIPEYWDTKMQQYLGISTAGNYKNGCMQDIHWTDGSFGYFPSYTLGAMYAAQFMAAMKKTVDVDAAIRSGDLSPIFTWLSSNIWSKGSTLATNQLVIQATGESLNPVYFKQHLQDRYL from the coding sequence ATGCAGCATTATAAAAAACTAACTGAACACTATAAAAAAATAGCTAACTTTAACCATTTATATGCCATTACTAGCTGGGATCAAGCCGTGATGATGCCTAACGGAGGCAATAATGCGCGATCCAGTGCCTTAGCTGAATTATCTTTACATGTTCACCAATTGGCAACTGCAGCCCATCTTGGGGAACTCTTTGATAAAGCAGAGTCAGAACAACTTGATCCGATTGAAACGGCGAGTTTATTAGAAATGAAAATGCAGTGGCAAAAATCAGCACTGCTACCCGATGATCTTGTACAAGCACAATCCCTTGCTGGTTCAAAATGTGAACATGCATGGCGAATACAACGACAGGAAAATGATTGGCAAGGCTTCACAAAAAACTTTGCAGAAGTGGTTAATTTAGCACAACAAGAAGCTCAAATTCGCGCACATGCGAACAATCAAACGCCCTATGACGCACTACTCAACCTCTACGAACCAGGCACATCATCAAGTGAAATAGATTCGATATTTGCCAATTTAAAAACCTGGTTACCAACACTAACGCAGCAAGTACAAGAAAAACAAGCGGGTGAAAAAATTGCAATTCCAACCGAGCACTATTCCACTGCACAGCAAAGGGCACTTGGGCTAGATGTCATGAAACTATTAGATTTTGATTTTAATCATGGTCGATTAGATATTAGCTCTCACCCATTTTGTGGCGGAGTTAGTCAAGATGTGCGTATTACCACACGTTACGATGAAGCTGACTTTGTACAATCTTTAATGGGTATCATTCATGAAACGGGGCATGCACGTTATGAACAAGGATTACCTAAATCGCTAGCAGGCCTACCGGTAGGTGAAGCGCGGTCAATGGGCATACATGAATCACAAAGCCTATTTTTTGAAATGCAACTAGGTCGCTCACAAGCCTTTATCGAACAACTCGCCCCACTGACAGGCAAACATTTTCCTAATAATAATCAAGCAATATTTACTGCCAGTAATTTACAAAATATATATACCCGTGTGAAACCCGATTTAATTCGCGTTGATGCCGATGAATTAACCTATCCTGCCCATGTCATTTTACGCTATGAAATCGAGCGTGACTTAATCAATGGAAAAATAAGTTATCATGATATTCCTGAATACTGGGATACGAAGATGCAACAATATCTCGGCATATCCACGGCGGGAAATTATAAAAATGGCTGTATGCAAGATATTCATTGGACCGATGGTAGTTTTGGCTACTTTCCAAGCTACACATTAGGCGCCATGTATGCAGCACAATTTATGGCGGCGATGAAAAAGACGGTTGATGTCGATGCGGCCATTCGCTCAGGCGATCTATCACCAATATTTACTTGGTTATCAAGCAACATCTGGAGCAAAGGCAGTACGCTCGCAACCAATCAATTAGTGATACAAGCAACTGGAGAATCACTAAATCCAGTGTACTTTAAACAACATTTGCAAGATAGGTATCTATAA
- a CDS encoding DNA-3-methyladenine glycosylase I: protein MSNSYLYTAEDGLTRCWWGSEQLDYRHYHDNEWGHPVADDFRLFEKMSLEGFQSGLSWLTILRKRENFRIAFSQFDFNKVANFTEKDVSRLLLDQGIVRHRGKITATINNARCAQQIVAEFGSLAAYIWQWEPSKVEMHLGKEAHQHPIASITATSIALSKALKKRGWKFFGPTTAYAFMQAMGLVNDHHKECVCFEKVAQLRATFKRPISK from the coding sequence TTGAGCAATAGCTATCTCTATACCGCCGAAGATGGTTTGACACGCTGCTGGTGGGGCAGTGAACAACTTGATTATCGTCACTATCACGATAACGAGTGGGGACATCCCGTTGCAGATGATTTTAGATTGTTTGAAAAAATGTCCTTAGAGGGGTTTCAGTCTGGTCTTTCATGGCTCACTATTCTGCGTAAACGTGAAAATTTTCGAATTGCATTTTCCCAATTTGATTTTAATAAAGTGGCTAATTTTACAGAAAAAGATGTGAGCCGTTTATTGCTTGATCAAGGCATTGTTCGCCACCGCGGTAAGATAACCGCCACTATCAATAATGCCCGTTGTGCACAACAGATAGTCGCAGAGTTTGGCTCGCTTGCAGCTTATATATGGCAATGGGAGCCCTCTAAGGTTGAGATGCATCTTGGTAAAGAGGCACATCAACATCCCATTGCAAGTATCACCGCAACATCTATCGCACTGAGTAAGGCACTGAAAAAGCGCGGTTGGAAATTTTTCGGACCAACAACCGCCTATGCCTTTATGCAGGCGATGGGATTGGTTAATGACCACCATAAAGAGTGTGTCTGTTTTGAAAAAGTGGCACAATTACGCGCCACTTTTAAACGTCCTATTAGTAAGTAA